gtgcggcggcgaaGGCTGAGAGAGCGACGAGATCAAGTGGGTGGATGGGCCGGTCTGGtctgggccgggccgggccgatGCTTTGGCCCACGCGGCCCAGCCCGTTCCACGGGGATGGCAACGGCTTGTTGACTTACTGGCTGCGTTTTTTTGAAAGAGTTCCCGACACATCATTCTCATTTTCCAAGCACCCGCTTtagaaactactccctccatccttaaaaaaaaaaaaagacaacctgATGTCACATCCGTTTCtaggttatctttttttttacggatagagtgataaaagattttttttctaaaaaattttatatacgaaagttgctttaaaaaatcatattaatttatttttaacaaattttagcAAAATTACAGTTAACATAAATGGCAGAATTTTAACATATTGTTTTCTTACCAAACTTTAACATATTTTAGCATTATTACAAGTTCTGGTAGAATtggtttttgtttggtttgatgtCTTTGTCAAATTTTAGTAGAGTTTTAATAGAGGAGGCTTATAGAACGGTCAAAGCTTGGTAAGCTAGGTTGTAATGGTTTAAGTGTGTTTAGTTTGTTATCCTatcaaaatttagcaatatcaaattttagcaagGTTGAAAGTGAACAAACTAAATGTCCTATATTTTCCCTGGAAAATTTTTCACCGTTGATACTACGTGTGGAAGTAATCGTCTCAACAAAAGATGTACCTACTTGCTTTCCAATTTCTCCGTGTTCTAAAGTCAATAAGGAATTTATATGTAATGTTTATATGAAGCTTCTTCGATAGTAACCAGTGGTGGacctaaaagcaccaaaatcaTATACTCCTCCGTTTTGAAATAACTCTCAAATGGTTAGACTGCGATGCCTGAAAGCTCCGTGCTTGTGTTTAAGATGCAATATAGTTGTTTCTTGTTTGATCCGACAATTTTAAGTattcatatttttataaaaaaaataaatgagtgATTAAAGCTCAAAGGTAAACAGTTCCGATAAAagtcatttaaaatttaaaaatagggGGAGTAGCACATTATGTTGACCAAGGCAAGATCCCACAACATTGATGAGTTGCTGGTACGAATGACCGTAGCCAACTTACAACCTCACTTATACTTAtgagccaaaatttaaatttttaactttaaatttgaagttgatttgggaatttttcatcgaagtttatttttcaacatttgcttttagatcgttaagaacacataTACAAAAATAATTGTTGCTTTTACCATTCTGCCTCTTCCAGAACTTCAGACTGTTCTGCCTTGCCTGAAGaaacgaaacaaacaaaaaaaaacagaaaagcgCGTAGAAGTTGACATGGATAGTGAATACACGTATAGTCAACCTCATGGTTGAATCAGGCTCAAGTTGACTTTGCTTAGTGCCGTTACCATGTCAAATGGTGCAACGTGCACGAGCATATTTTCTGCTTGAAGACTTTGGATTTGCCAAATGAACAGACTTGTGATGTAGTAGTACCCAAGTTTTCTTGCACTTATCATTGTTTTGTACATCAGAAATCAGGAATCAGGAATCAGGATGTTCTTTGCTGGTGTAAACACTACATCATGAATTCATCTGTTGGCAAAAAATGACAACTTTTATCTGGTCGATTACAGTTGGGGATCATAGCTTCTGAACCAACCAGGCAAAAGAACTACCTACTGAAATGGAGCATCGGCGTCGTCTTCTCTCCAGTGAGTATCCCCCGGCAGCACGAGCAATTGCATGTCCCCAAAACAAGCCAGTGCTCTTCATTGTAGCTTACTATGCACCAAACTAAGAGCAAAAACTTTGCATTTCAATGAAGTTCTTGTAAACTTTAGAATGGCATCATTCTTCCCAAGCCCTCTTTCGGGACTTTTTGTGTGGCCGTTCCGAATTTATGACGCTATCTTCATTGTCCGATGTTTTGTGATCTTGTTCATTCTTAATTTTAATCCCAACATTGCTTGGTCTCCTTGTAccactggatttttttttagcaGCACATGTATTACTCAAAAGCTTGAAAATGTTGAGTGGGATAAAATATAGTTTGACAAGTAACATGGAAGAAGGTAGTACCTGCTGATTTCTGATGCATATTCAGCATCATGAGTTGATAGCCAAGGCATGGATCCAGTATGTGGTGGGAGCAAAGATCCAGTTATGTGACAATTCATTTCTGTATCCACCCTTCAATTGAAAATCAGAAGAATGGACATGATTAATTTATGTGATCCAGAATGTGGACAGTCACATTAACTATGTCCAACCACAGCAATTCTTATTTACTCCCTACATCTTAATGTATCCCAGGAATGTGCTTCAGGTCACCTCCAATACATTAATCAAGAAGCTAAAAAAGCTATTGCTCTGTGCTCACTAGATATCTCAATACGCGGTGGCATGCATTCCAGGAACACAGAACCTTATCCATATTATCAACTACACCTGACACCCATCATTTCAGGTTGTACTAATTAAGACACAATTGCTGGTTTTGGGGTACCCCTAAATCCCTCATCAGTGCAATAGGGGGAACATATTGATATGCCAGAACAGTACACATGTATATGAGCAATATACAGTTAATACAACTAACATAGgcaaaatacatatatatgaaaatattctATCAATTTGAATCTGACAAAAAGGGATTGTATAAGCCTATACCTTTTTACAGAAAACCGTATCATGCTTCCCTTTCTAATCACATGATGTCTGTCCGACCGGCTTATGAATTTTCCTCCATCTCCTTTCTAAATAAAAGAGGATATCAAATATGATTAAACATATTTGAACAGGAAAGAAAAAGATTGTTCAATTTGAAATATAAGTGATGTTCATTCAGATTTATACAGGAAAGAAAAAGTTTGCTAACCACCAAACCACTAATGTTTACAGTCTCAACCATTTCTTTGtatccataaaaaaaacaatttctttGTACAGGATAACATGAATAGCTTTTCCCTATCAATTAATCAGAAGTTTATCCCCCCTCCTTGTTAAGAGAAAAGCTGGTCTTACTCTTTTGAACTTGAACTTCTCATTAATATCATCTGCCATGATGGCGGCTGAGAAAACCCCTAGCACAATGGCATGAATTGATTCCTTCCCAAGCAGTTCAACCTTCCCTTCTAAAGTTAGAAAACATTTAAACATCAGAATGGTTTGAATTTTTACCATATTTTCAGCTAATAGAAATGTAACGGTCTCAAAGATATTacaaaacaatacaaacaaCATTGATCTCTTCAAGATGCTGCAATTTCATATAATTAGTATAACATGATTATATGAACTGACAAGAGAAATGCTATTCGGCAGGGATGATGGATTCCACCAACAATCCAACTTACCAAGGATCATGTCTGGTTGGGGAGAATAGAGCAGCAGATTCGCATGGACCGGTACACCGAAATATGGTACCAAACCATTCAGAATCTTCGCTCGATCACCATTCACAACAACCTCATGAGCTAGCAAAACGCCTTCAAAGCGATCTTCATACCTGTGTAGGATTTCTACCAAGTCACCCAAATGGCTCACATACATATACCAAAACTCCCAAAACAAAGAAAGGAAAACAATAAGATTGAATCTTGCAATAGCTTGAGAGCACAAGAAGCATGGTTTGAGGGTGTACATCTTCCATAACCCAGTACACCATCTCCCTGAAACTTCTAGTCTAGTTTAGCTGCATCAAACTGCTTCCTCACATCACTAGCAGCAGAATGCGGACCGCAAATCGATTCGATTCAGCTCCAAACTACGCAACTCATGAGCAACAGGAAGCCACGCAATCTGTCTCCTCTAATCGAAGATTCTCACCCGATCTAGCGACATACACGGCCGAGTCGAACTCTTCACTAGCTCACGCGAGGCCAGAGGgatgggaggagatggggagagggaggggcggggaCTCACGAGAAGAGGGTGGTGCTGAGCTggcgggagacggcgcggcGTACGTCGGCGGCGTTGGAGGGGTGCACGTACACCGTCagctcggcctccgcctcccggaGCGCCTccatcccggcggcggcggcggcggcggcggcgcaaaaccctaaaccctaggcGGCGGCCGGACTCGAGCGttgggagagagaaggaaaaccGCGCGCGCCGTAGCAACCGGGGAGCACGTGCGTGGTAGTGGGTATACTATGGGCAGCCCACAGGCCGATCTGACAGCCTCTGCTAGGcccagtttcttttttttcctagtgGACTGTTGTTGTTGCTactgagagagagagtgagatcGATACAAAAAATTCAACGAAATGGCAAATATTGAATGTTCTCAAATCTCAAATCTTTTCATTATTTTCAAAACATGGTAAACACATGCCAGCATATTTTGAGATTCACGAAGTTATCGTAGATGTATCGTTGTCGAGAGGTAAATCGTCTACCACTGAAataataattagccataaatacgaTCGTTTGTGCCAAGTCTAGACTTAAACACGGATATGTTAGTTCCACCACCAAAATCCTATTCAGTTGAGTTACGCAGCCTATGCTCAAAGTTTTACATCTTAAATGTATGTTTGTTCCCATATAAGTCCTTTTAAGGTGCAAGACTATATTTACCGTGAAAATTATACTGTCGTGTGTCCCCTCCAttcaaaaatataattatatttacatataaaaaattacatatttttcaaaatatatctagACAGAGAGATGTAtagatatattttgaattattgTGCAtaagtgcttatattttagaatggatgcAATATTTAGCAATAAAGTTACTTTAATACTTCATATCTAACCTATTACTTCCTCTGTTACAAAATAAGTTTGCTTTTTTCAACCTCTCATTTATCtcgaaataagtttatttttaagcaATCAAGTTTGAGATAGTAATGCTAGTGCTCAAAAGTTATGTTTGGTTGAAAAAGTCTATGCTAGATACATAGTTTTTAGTCCTAGTTGTTTGTTCTTTAGCATTGTTGTTCGATGAATTTTACTCccaattatattttattatttaagtTTTATGTTGGATTAGGCATTAGCACTCCTTTTCACTTTAAACCATGTTTTGTCATCAACTTTTTTGCATTTTGGTTGTGTCTTGTTCATCCATCCTCCGGAGCAAACATGACACATTGACGATCTCCTCGCCTCTCGCCAATGAACTCTTATCCTCTCTTATCCAAATAGAGATAGGATGTTAGATCGTTAACTTGAGCACAGTGGATGTAGAGGCATGGAACCAGCACAAAGCTTGTCCATCGAACTTTACTCCCTAATGTGCTTAGCTTCAGCAGTGGCGGTTTCCGGTGGAATGGTAGCGTGGGCGCCAACATGCTAAGGCACCGAAGGTCTCAAGGAAGGGGTTGGCAAGCTCGAACATGGTCGATGTCGAGGCGCTAAAGGTTTCAGGGAAGGGGTTAGTAAGTTCCTCTCCTCCGCAAATGGCGACCAACCCCTTGACCCATGCATTTTGATCTA
This genomic window from Oryza sativa Japonica Group chromosome 12, ASM3414082v1 contains:
- the LOC4352407 gene encoding DNA-directed RNA polymerase I subunit rpa43 isoform X2, encoding MEALREAEAELTVYVHPSNAADVRRAVSRQLSTTLFSYEDRFEGVLLAHEVVVNGDRAKILNGLVPYFGVPVHANLLLYSPQPDMILGKVELLGKESIHAIVLGVFSAAIMADDINEKFKFKRKGDGGKFISRSDRHHVIRKGSMIRFSVKRVDTEMNCHITGSLLPPHTGSMPWLSTHDAEYASEISSGTRRPSNVGIKIKNEQDHKTSDNEDSVINSERPHKKSRKRAWEE
- the LOC4352407 gene encoding DNA-directed RNA polymerase I subunit rpa43 isoform X1 — its product is MEALREAEAELTVYVHPSNAADVRRAVSRQLSTTLFSYEDRFEGVLLAHEVVVNGDRAKILNGLVPYFGVPVHANLLLYSPQPDMILEGKVELLGKESIHAIVLGVFSAAIMADDINEKFKFKRKGDGGKFISRSDRHHVIRKGSMIRFSVKRVDTEMNCHITGSLLPPHTGSMPWLSTHDAEYASEISSGTRRPSNVGIKIKNEQDHKTSDNEDSVINSERPHKKSRKRAWEE